One genomic window of Acidovorax radicis includes the following:
- a CDS encoding type II toxin-antitoxin system HipA family toxin, with product MKSRVGVNPRSYVPQDQLYLWALVNPAQPTLVGALRLSQLVADCATFHYAEEWWHFPLSEDLPLVAEQEFTAGERNSAPGAIDDARPDRWGERIIRHVDRPARLSILEMLLFAGDDRFGALGVSVSADRYVPRSLGPYPQLRDLAQLSAAMEDLQTQAPVTAEMQRLIQPGVTLGGARPKALLQTDAGPCVIKFSELDDAVDTPLVEHATMTLAAQAGIRVAATGVLPIPARHGKARHALTIERFDRVGGYRLHCLSARTALRAARLPESYSALATVLLRLAHPDTQVAQREELFKRMVFNIFMDNTDDHERNHSLRLGLDGYHELTPAYDVVPTLQNLGYQQMVVGREGAVSSLENALTELREFGIKRARAMELIQQVARVVNGWQDHFVKQGVCRADMEQLQASIDREALQTQRAAFL from the coding sequence ATGAAGTCGCGCGTGGGTGTGAATCCCCGCAGCTATGTGCCGCAAGACCAGCTTTACCTGTGGGCGCTGGTGAACCCCGCGCAGCCCACATTGGTGGGCGCGTTGCGCTTGTCCCAGCTCGTGGCCGACTGCGCCACCTTCCACTATGCCGAAGAGTGGTGGCACTTTCCGCTCAGTGAGGACTTGCCTTTGGTGGCTGAGCAGGAGTTCACCGCAGGCGAGCGCAACAGCGCCCCCGGTGCCATTGACGATGCCCGGCCCGACCGCTGGGGCGAGCGCATCATCCGGCATGTGGACCGGCCCGCGCGCCTGTCGATCTTGGAGATGCTGCTGTTTGCGGGTGATGACCGTTTTGGTGCGCTGGGTGTTTCGGTCTCTGCGGATCGGTACGTGCCACGCTCACTGGGGCCTTATCCCCAACTGCGGGACTTGGCGCAGCTAAGCGCCGCCATGGAAGACCTGCAGACCCAGGCCCCGGTGACCGCTGAAATGCAGCGCCTTATTCAACCCGGTGTGACGTTGGGCGGCGCACGGCCCAAGGCTCTGCTGCAAACCGATGCGGGGCCTTGCGTCATCAAGTTCAGTGAGCTGGACGATGCGGTGGACACGCCGCTGGTCGAACACGCCACCATGACGCTGGCCGCCCAGGCAGGCATCCGCGTGGCTGCTACGGGTGTGCTGCCCATTCCAGCACGGCATGGCAAGGCGCGTCATGCGTTGACGATTGAGCGTTTTGACAGAGTGGGTGGGTACCGCCTGCATTGCCTGTCGGCCCGCACGGCGCTGCGTGCTGCGCGGCTGCCTGAGAGCTATAGCGCGCTGGCCACGGTGCTGCTGCGACTGGCCCACCCCGACACACAGGTGGCGCAGCGTGAAGAGTTGTTCAAGCGCATGGTGTTCAACATCTTCATGGACAACACCGACGACCATGAGCGCAACCACAGTCTGCGCTTGGGGCTGGATGGCTACCACGAGCTGACCCCTGCGTACGACGTGGTGCCCACGCTGCAAAACCTGGGTTACCAGCAGATGGTGGTGGGTCGCGAAGGTGCTGTATCCAGCCTGGAGAACGCGCTGACTGAGCTGCGTGAATTCGGCATCAAACGCGCGCGTGCCATGGAGCTTATCCAGCAGGTCGCACGCGTGGTGAACGGATGGCAAGACCATTTTGTGAAGCAGGGCGTGTGCCGTGCAGATATGGAGCAGCTGCAAGCCAGCATCGACCGAGAGGCATTGCAAACCCAAAGGGCGGCTTTTCTCTAA